The segment TGGGCACTGCGCTGGTTCACTCCGACCACCGAGGTCGACATGTGCGGTCATGCCACCCTGGCGACCGCCCATGTCCTGCACACCACGGGCACCGCCACCGGCACCATCCGCTTCGCCGCCCGCTGCGGGATCCTCACCGCCACGTCACACGACGACGGCACCATCACCCTCGACTTCCCCACCGCCCCCCTCACCCCCATCGCCCTGCCCGACGGTCTCCCCGAGGCGATCGGCGCACCGGTGCTCTCGGTCCACGACACCGGACCGCATGTCGGCGATCTCGTCGTCGAGGTCGCCGACGAGAAGACCGTGCTCGCCCTGGACCCGGATCTGCCGGCCGTGGCCCGGCTCTCCGGGCGGGGCGTCATCGTCACGGCGGCGGCCGCCGAACCGGGCAGCGGCTACGACTTCGTCTCCCGCTGCTTCTTCCCCAAGGTCGGTATCGACGAGGACCCGGTGACGGGCAGTGCCCACACCGCGCTCGCCCCCTTCTGGTCGGCGCGCCTGGGCCGTACCGAACTGACCGGCCGACAGGGCTCCACCGCCCGCTCCGGTCTGGTCGGGACCGCGCTGCGCGGCGAGCGGACGCTGCTGACCGGCAGCGCGGTCACCGTGATCGACGGCGAGCTGCTGACCACCCTCTGACGGGCCGCCGCACGGCTCACCCGCCCGTCCGGCGCACAACGGACGCGAGGGGCGTACGGCTCCTGGAACCCCGGCGTCCCTTACGCCCCTCGGATCCGCGGCCGCACCCGGCGGCCCGTACTCACGGCGTCGGCAGCCAGCCGACCTTCCCGGCCAGCAGCGCGTATCCGACGAACGCCACGATGTCGAGCAGCGCATGGGCGACCACCAGCGGCCCGACCCGCCCCCATCGCCGGTACAGCAGGACGAACACCACGCCCATGACCATATTGCCGATGAAACCGCCGATGCCCTGGTAGAGGTGGTAGGAGCCGCGCAGCAGCGAACTGGCCATCAGCGCGGCCATCGGCGACCAGCCCAGCCCGTCCAGCCTGCGCAGCAGATACCCGACGACGATCACCTCCTCCACCACGGAGTTCTGGATCGCCGAGAGGATCAGTACGGGAAACTTCCACCACACCTCGGGCAGCGACTCCGGCACCACGGTCAGGTTGAACCCCGCGGCTCTGGCCCCCAGGTAGAACGCCAGCCCGGCGCTGCCGATCCCGGCGGCGATCAGCGTGCCGCGTCCCAGGTCGGGCCAGGGCCGGGCGCGGTCGAAGCCCATCGACCGCAGCCCCCCGGCGCCCTCCCGGGTCAGCAGATGGGCCACCAGCAGCACGGGCACCAGCGCGGTCGCGATACCGAAGAGCTGCCAGGCGAGGTCCAGCCACGGCCGCCCGGGGGCGTACGAGCCGTTCAACGTCGCCGCCTGGTCCTTCAGACCGCCCGGCCTGGTCAGCGAGCCGACAAAGCTGATCAGGGACGACAGCGCGCTCGCCCCCAGGGAGAGTGCCAGCACCAGCAGCAGCTCGGAGCGGAGCGTCCCGCGCGACAGCGCGCCCTCCCGGAGCCCCTCCCCCGGACCATCGGAGGGTAGGGAGTCGGCCACCCGTCCCGTTTCCGTCCGCACCGCTGCCTCCCGTCGGCCCGCACCACCTGCTGTTCCGGCTCATCCCATCACAGGCGGCGGCCCGCACCGGCCGTGGCACCCGGCCGGCCGGCACCGCGACGGGCCGGGGCGGGGGCGGGCCGGGGCTGGGGCGGCAGCCGGCGCCCGCGGCCGTACGGGAGTCGGCGCGGCCCGGGGCCGTACTCAGTCCCCGGGGCCGGGGAAACCGACGGGCCAGGTGTGGACGGGGTCGCCTCGGTGCATCAGCTCGCAGTAGCGCCGGGTGGTGGCGGCGAGGGCCGCGTCCCGTTCCAGACCGGCCTCCCGGGCCCGGTGAAAGGTCTCCGCCTGCCAGGACGCGCCGTTCATCCGCCGCTTGCAGCGCTCCTCGATGACCCCGAGATAGTGATCCCGGTCGGCGGGCGCCACATTCCAGGCATCGAGACCGGCCGCGGCCAGCGGCAGCAGTTCGTCCCGGACGAGATCGACCACCGGCACGGTCGCGATACCGCCGTTCCGCCCGGCGCGCGGCCAGCGCAGCTCGGCGTCGATGCCGTCGCGGCACGCGGTGTCGAAGTTCTCCGCGGCCGTCTCGAACGGCATTCTGGTCCAGACCGGCCTCGCCTCCTCGGCCAGGGCGCGCACCAGCCCGTAGTAGAAGGCGGCGTTGGCGACGACATCGGTCACGGTCGGGCCCGCCGGCAGGACCCGGTTCTCCACCCGCAGATGAGGGACGCCGTCGGCGACCCCGTACACCGGGCGGTTCCAGCGGTAGACCGTGCCGTTGTGCAGGACGAGTTCATGCAGTGAAGGCACCCCGCCCTCGTCGATGACCCGTAGCGGATCCTCCTCCTCGTCGCAGATCGGCAGCAGGGCCGGGAAGAACCGCAGGTTCTCCTCGAAGAGGTCGTACGCCGAGGTCACCCAGCGCTCGCCGAACCAGGTACGCGGCCTGACACCCTGTGCCTGAAGCTCCGGCGGACGGGTGTCGGTGGCCTGCTGGAACAGCGGCGGCCGGGACTCCCGCCACAGCTCCTTGCCGAACAGGAACGGAGCGTTCGCACCCACCGCGACCTGCACCGACGCCACCGCCTGAGCGGCGTTCCAGACGGCGGCGAACCGGCCGGGCGTCACCTGGAGATGAAGCTGTACGGAGGTACACGCGGCCTCGGGCGCGATCGACGCCGACGAGCAGTTCAGCTTCTCCACCCCTTCGATGTCGAGGACGAACTCCTCGCCCCGGGCGGCGATGATCTGCTCATTGAGAAGGGTGTAACGGTGGTCGTCCGAGAGGTTGCCGCTGACCAGATCGGCCTGCTCCAGCGTCGGGAGAATGCCGATCATCACGATTCCGGCGCCGACTTCGTTCGCCTTCCGGTGGGCATATCCCAGTCCGGCCCGCAGCTCTTCGGCCAGCTGGTCGAGAACGCGTCCGCCGAGCCGGTGCGGAACGATGTTCACCTCCAGGTTGAACATTCCCAGTTCGGTCTGGAAATCATGGCTGGCGATACGCTCCAGCACTTCCGCATTCATCATCCGCGGCTGGCCGTCGCCGCCCACCAGATTCAGTTCGATCTCCAGTCCCATCAGATTCCTGGGCCGGTCGAACCGCTCCTCGGCCAGCAGCCGCGCCAGCCCCGCCAGGCACTGCTGAAGCTTCCGCCGATACCGCTGGCGATCGGACAGCGCGAAACTTTCTGTCGCGACCTTGTCCCCCATCGAAGTGTC is part of the Streptomyces qinzhouensis genome and harbors:
- a CDS encoding PhzF family phenazine biosynthesis protein; translation: MRIRFVDAFTPRPFGGNPAAVVLLPNASAFPDDGTLQQIAAEVNLSETAYAHPLPDGTPDADWALRWFTPTTEVDMCGHATLATAHVLHTTGTATGTIRFAARCGILTATSHDDGTITLDFPTAPLTPIALPDGLPEAIGAPVLSVHDTGPHVGDLVVEVADEKTVLALDPDLPAVARLSGRGVIVTAAAAEPGSGYDFVSRCFFPKVGIDEDPVTGSAHTALAPFWSARLGRTELTGRQGSTARSGLVGTALRGERTLLTGSAVTVIDGELLTTL
- a CDS encoding CPBP family intramembrane glutamic endopeptidase, translating into MRTETGRVADSLPSDGPGEGLREGALSRGTLRSELLLVLALSLGASALSSLISFVGSLTRPGGLKDQAATLNGSYAPGRPWLDLAWQLFGIATALVPVLLVAHLLTREGAGGLRSMGFDRARPWPDLGRGTLIAAGIGSAGLAFYLGARAAGFNLTVVPESLPEVWWKFPVLILSAIQNSVVEEVIVVGYLLRRLDGLGWSPMAALMASSLLRGSYHLYQGIGGFIGNMVMGVVFVLLYRRWGRVGPLVVAHALLDIVAFVGYALLAGKVGWLPTP
- a CDS encoding glutamate--cysteine ligase, whose translation is MGDKVATESFALSDRQRYRRKLQQCLAGLARLLAEERFDRPRNLMGLEIELNLVGGDGQPRMMNAEVLERIASHDFQTELGMFNLEVNIVPHRLGGRVLDQLAEELRAGLGYAHRKANEVGAGIVMIGILPTLEQADLVSGNLSDDHRYTLLNEQIIAARGEEFVLDIEGVEKLNCSSASIAPEAACTSVQLHLQVTPGRFAAVWNAAQAVASVQVAVGANAPFLFGKELWRESRPPLFQQATDTRPPELQAQGVRPRTWFGERWVTSAYDLFEENLRFFPALLPICDEEEDPLRVIDEGGVPSLHELVLHNGTVYRWNRPVYGVADGVPHLRVENRVLPAGPTVTDVVANAAFYYGLVRALAEEARPVWTRMPFETAAENFDTACRDGIDAELRWPRAGRNGGIATVPVVDLVRDELLPLAAAGLDAWNVAPADRDHYLGVIEERCKRRMNGASWQAETFHRAREAGLERDAALAATTRRYCELMHRGDPVHTWPVGFPGPGD